A single window of Dermacentor albipictus isolate Rhodes 1998 colony chromosome 1, USDA_Dalb.pri_finalv2, whole genome shotgun sequence DNA harbors:
- the LOC139054575 gene encoding cuticle protein 10.9-like, whose protein sequence is MMSKAPVFLAFITLVRAGNIFGGGQQYGFQGAGFQAGGFRGPLFTAAATPGVSAAGASYPPQPYSFGYDNTDEFGTQLFHKEQGDASNAKTSSYGYRDANGLFRTVKYVADANGFRATVDTNEPGTAPGASADAVFNANPVAAPAGAGGRYSGAGGPWAG, encoded by the exons ATGATGTCTAAG GCCCCTGTGTTCCTCGCCTTTATCACCCTTGTTAGAGCTGGAAACATCTTTGGCGGTGGCCAGCAGTATGGTTTCCAAGGCGCAGGTTTTCAAGCCGGCGGTTTCCGAGGGCCACTGTTCACTGCGGCTGCTACTCCTGGTGTCTCCGCTGCTGGTGCCTCCTAC CCTCCCCAACCCTACAGCTTCGGCTACGACAATACGGATGAATTTGGCACCCAGCTCTTCCACAAGGAACAAGGGGACGCCAGCAACGCAAAGACTAGCTCGTACGGTTACCGCGACGCAAACGGCCTCTTCCGCACAGTGAAGTACGTGGCCGATGCCAACGGATTCCGCGCCACTGTGGACACCAATGAGCCCGGCACCGCTCCGGGTGCAAGCGCAGACGCCGTGTTCAACGCTAATCCTGTGGCGGCACCTGCTGGAGCGGGTGGACGCTATTCTGGAGCGGGTGGTCCCTGGGCTGGTTAG